In Saccharicrinis fermentans DSM 9555 = JCM 21142, a genomic segment contains:
- a CDS encoding YczE/YyaS/YitT family protein, which translates to MKNNSIPLKIILFSVGLFVMAVGVALSVKADLGVSPISCIPYVYSFKMPFSLGTLTIFFNLILIVIQIGILRRKYRLLQLLQLPVVFAFGVFIDLALYFVSDLNVSNYYWQAFWCLVSCVVIALGVFLEVKAKLTYLPGEGLAMAIADTLNKEFGKAKIGVDSAMVMVGLISSFIFLFQLEGIREGTIVAAVLVGFIAKFFHRKIHILDSWLGLDVSKASDENVSDSIENGSETSHKNPVLIQVDD; encoded by the coding sequence ATGAAAAATAATAGTATTCCGCTAAAGATTATCTTATTTAGCGTTGGTCTTTTTGTTATGGCTGTAGGTGTTGCTTTATCTGTGAAAGCAGATCTTGGGGTGTCACCTATATCTTGTATTCCCTATGTATATAGTTTTAAAATGCCCTTTTCTTTGGGTACGCTGACGATCTTTTTTAACTTGATTTTGATTGTCATACAAATAGGGATACTTCGAAGGAAGTATCGTCTGCTTCAATTGTTGCAACTTCCTGTTGTATTTGCTTTTGGTGTTTTTATTGATTTGGCACTCTATTTTGTTTCTGATTTGAATGTGTCTAATTATTATTGGCAAGCCTTCTGGTGTTTGGTGAGCTGTGTAGTGATTGCTTTGGGTGTTTTTTTAGAGGTAAAGGCAAAGTTAACGTATCTGCCGGGAGAAGGGTTGGCTATGGCCATTGCTGATACTTTGAATAAAGAGTTTGGGAAAGCAAAAATAGGGGTTGATAGTGCAATGGTTATGGTGGGCTTAATAAGTTCTTTTATTTTTCTTTTTCAACTTGAAGGAATAAGGGAAGGAACTATTGTTGCTGCTGTTTTAGTGGGGTTTATTGCTAAGTTTTTTCATCGTAAGATACATATATTGGACTCGTGGCTTGGGCTGGATGTTAGTAAAGCCTCCGACGAAAACGTCTCGGATAGTATTGAAAATGGAAGTGAAACAAGTCATAAGAATCCAGTTCTTATACAAGTGGATGATTAA
- a CDS encoding sensor histidine kinase, translated as MELQIALIFSALLQVIAFIITISLIPKTKFNVAWISISIGFLLMAVRRLFEVFSIFEAGIPETISIINGWIAIIISIAMLISSIYIRKIFEVLSRIHQLQKENEAKLLSAVISTEERERKYFSKELHDGLGPLLSSTKMTISAIHKKNTSPHTTELLEKIESLVDNAITSTREISNHLTPHVLERYGLKKAIEIFIRNSSLKETIRIEISSNIEKKRFSYNIEVILYRIFCELVNNTLKYAQADNINILLYEKNSLLEFTYRDNGIGFDLEREQDSGMGLTNIKSRVTSLNGYFKMNSSPSNGFYAYIKLPQ; from the coding sequence ATGGAATTACAGATTGCTCTCATATTCTCGGCCCTTCTGCAAGTAATCGCATTTATCATTACTATCAGCCTCATTCCCAAAACAAAATTTAATGTTGCATGGATCAGTATTTCAATAGGTTTTCTTTTGATGGCTGTACGCAGACTATTTGAGGTATTCTCAATTTTTGAAGCTGGAATACCCGAAACCATCTCAATCATAAATGGCTGGATAGCTATTATAATTTCAATAGCCATGTTAATTTCTTCTATTTATATTCGTAAAATATTTGAAGTCTTATCCAGAATTCATCAACTTCAAAAAGAAAATGAAGCAAAACTACTATCGGCTGTGATATCCACTGAGGAAAGAGAAAGAAAGTACTTTTCTAAAGAATTACATGATGGCTTAGGGCCACTACTATCTTCCACCAAAATGACGATTTCGGCCATTCACAAAAAAAACACATCACCCCACACCACTGAGCTACTTGAGAAAATAGAAAGTCTTGTAGACAACGCAATAACAAGCACCCGAGAGATTTCAAATCATCTTACACCTCATGTTTTAGAACGCTATGGCCTCAAAAAGGCAATTGAAATCTTTATCCGAAATTCATCCCTTAAAGAAACCATCCGTATTGAAATATCCAGTAATATTGAAAAAAAGCGTTTTTCTTATAACATAGAAGTTATTCTCTACCGTATTTTTTGCGAATTGGTCAATAATACTTTAAAATATGCTCAAGCTGATAACATTAATATTCTACTATACGAAAAGAACAGCCTATTGGAATTCACCTACAGAGATAATGGCATTGGCTTTGATTTGGAACGAGAACAAGATAGTGGCATGGGCTTAACAAATATAAAATCTAGAGTAACCTCCTTAAATGGCTATTTTAAAATGAACAGCTCACCATCAAATGGCTTTTACGCTTACATAAAATTACCCCAATGA
- a CDS encoding response regulator transcription factor, which produces MKKFKIHIVDDHSLFREGLRFLLQNSKYISEIKEAANGRQFLDQVTNFMPDVVLMDIDMPKINGIEATKEAIKQFPELKIIALSMYSDEMFYTEMIEAGAVGFLLKNSQFDDVQTAILEAYNNRNFFSPEILSSIVAGLNRKSEPLKNEKLTKRELEVLLNICQGLSNQEISEQLFISKRTVDKHRENIMLKTNCKNTAELVVYAIKEGYFEI; this is translated from the coding sequence ATGAAAAAATTTAAAATACATATCGTAGATGATCACTCCTTATTTCGTGAAGGATTACGATTTTTACTACAAAACAGTAAATATATTTCTGAAATAAAAGAAGCTGCAAATGGCAGACAGTTTCTTGACCAGGTAACCAACTTTATGCCTGACGTTGTTTTAATGGATATTGACATGCCTAAAATAAACGGCATTGAAGCTACCAAAGAAGCAATCAAACAATTTCCTGAACTTAAAATCATTGCCTTATCCATGTACTCAGACGAAATGTTTTACACTGAAATGATAGAAGCTGGAGCAGTGGGATTTTTGTTAAAGAACTCACAGTTTGATGATGTACAAACAGCCATACTAGAGGCATACAATAACCGCAATTTCTTTTCTCCCGAAATACTCAGTTCCATTGTTGCTGGTCTGAACCGCAAGTCTGAACCATTAAAAAATGAAAAACTAACAAAACGAGAATTAGAAGTACTTCTAAACATCTGCCAAGGACTGTCCAATCAGGAGATTTCGGAACAACTCTTCATCAGCAAAAGAACGGTAGATAAACACAGGGAAAACATCATGCTAAAGACCAATTGCAAGAACACAGCTGAGTTAGTGGTTTATGCCATCAAAGAAGGATATTTCGAAATATAA
- a CDS encoding AMP-binding protein — MGCFTRGEYNRIKLDGICREGEALKAYCAARLKDPLTPQWQRDIWEFIEQWLSPRNYILAYTSGSTGQPKEVRLQKKHMLASAQKTVTYFNLTTDKTALLCLSAHYIAGKMMLVRAFVGGFNLLLAEPSGTPLSHISESIDFVAMVPLQVYHSISDFTNVKSVIIGGGAVSLELKYSLRGMETRFYESYGMTETVSHVAIRELGDEDDFFKAMPNVTFGQDKRSCLKIVASDICEDEIVTNDIVTLKNKTEFLFIGRYDHVINTGGLKVIPEKIELKLSRLLTVPFLISSVPDDKLGEKIVLVFEENDNLMELPDFSLVLDKYERPKEIKIIQKFPLTETGKIRRKEVKRLIGDGVL; from the coding sequence ATGGGGTGTTTTACCAGAGGAGAATATAATCGTATAAAGCTGGACGGTATTTGTCGTGAAGGAGAAGCCTTGAAGGCATATTGCGCTGCGCGGCTAAAAGACCCGCTTACACCGCAATGGCAAAGGGATATTTGGGAATTTATTGAGCAATGGTTGTCTCCCCGCAATTATATCTTAGCTTATACTTCTGGTTCAACAGGACAGCCTAAGGAAGTACGATTGCAGAAAAAGCATATGCTTGCATCGGCACAAAAGACAGTGACATATTTTAATCTAACAACTGATAAAACGGCTTTGTTATGTTTGTCTGCTCATTATATTGCAGGTAAAATGATGTTGGTGCGAGCATTTGTGGGAGGGTTTAATTTGTTGCTGGCGGAACCCTCAGGAACTCCGCTTTCTCATATTTCTGAATCGATTGATTTTGTAGCGATGGTGCCATTACAGGTGTATCATTCCATATCTGATTTTACGAATGTTAAGTCGGTAATAATAGGAGGAGGTGCTGTTTCTTTGGAATTAAAATATAGCTTAAGGGGTATGGAAACCCGGTTTTATGAAAGTTATGGTATGACGGAAACAGTGTCGCATGTGGCTATAAGGGAGCTGGGTGATGAAGATGACTTTTTTAAGGCTATGCCTAATGTGACCTTTGGGCAGGATAAAAGATCTTGTCTGAAAATTGTGGCTTCTGATATTTGCGAGGATGAGATTGTAACCAATGATATTGTGACGCTTAAGAATAAAACAGAATTTTTGTTTATAGGGAGGTATGATCATGTGATTAATACCGGAGGACTTAAGGTGATACCCGAAAAAATTGAATTGAAGTTGTCGCGTTTATTGACAGTTCCTTTTCTAATTTCATCTGTGCCGGATGATAAACTGGGCGAAAAGATTGTATTGGTATTTGAAGAGAATGATAATCTAATGGAACTGCCTGATTTCTCTCTTGTGCTTGACAAGTATGAAAGGCCTAAAGAGATTAAGATCATTCAAAAATTTCCATTAACAGAAACCGGTAAGATAAGAAGAAAGGAAGTAAAACGCCTGATTGGTGATGGTGTATTGTAG
- a CDS encoding o-succinylbenzoate synthase encodes MSFNTPGGTSRGVLKTKNSWYVEIYEQTKPDVVGIGECSILPRLSVDDKPHLESKLTEVCEQINIYAHSLHESLTEWPAIRFALEMALLDLQNGGGKKIFHSDFVVGMKAIPINGLIWMGEMEYMQEQLEQKLKAGFDCIKIKVGALDFKKEIELIKEIRRRYDASQIEVRVDANGAFSPDEALDKMIQLSKLDIHSIEQPIKAGQWQVMADLCKETPLPIALDEELIGLDDFQTKEEMLSIIKPQYVILKPSLLGGFKASDEWVRIAEAQNVGWWATSALEGNVGLNAIAQWTAIHDNSMPQGLGTGQVFSNNVSSPLEVKKGHLFYNINEPWGVLPEENIIV; translated from the coding sequence TTGAGTTTTAATACGCCAGGTGGCACATCACGGGGAGTATTAAAGACTAAGAATAGTTGGTATGTGGAAATTTATGAACAGACCAAGCCTGATGTGGTTGGTATTGGTGAATGTTCCATATTACCCAGATTGAGTGTGGATGACAAACCTCATTTGGAAAGTAAGCTTACTGAGGTATGTGAGCAAATTAATATTTATGCGCACAGCTTGCATGAGTCACTAACTGAATGGCCTGCTATACGTTTCGCATTGGAAATGGCTTTGCTCGATTTACAGAATGGAGGTGGTAAAAAAATATTTCATTCTGATTTTGTGGTCGGAATGAAGGCCATTCCTATCAATGGATTGATATGGATGGGAGAGATGGAGTACATGCAAGAGCAGTTGGAGCAGAAACTAAAGGCAGGTTTCGATTGTATTAAGATAAAGGTGGGTGCACTGGATTTTAAAAAGGAGATTGAACTGATAAAGGAAATAAGAAGAAGGTATGATGCCTCTCAAATAGAGGTAAGGGTGGATGCCAATGGGGCATTTTCACCAGATGAGGCATTGGACAAAATGATCCAACTAAGTAAGTTGGATATTCATTCTATTGAGCAGCCCATAAAGGCTGGACAATGGCAAGTAATGGCTGATCTATGTAAGGAAACACCTTTGCCTATAGCCTTGGATGAAGAGTTGATTGGTCTTGATGATTTTCAGACAAAGGAGGAAATGCTTTCAATCATTAAGCCGCAATATGTTATTTTAAAGCCTTCATTACTAGGTGGTTTTAAGGCTTCTGATGAATGGGTTCGAATTGCAGAAGCTCAAAATGTGGGTTGGTGGGCTACTTCGGCCCTGGAAGGTAATGTTGGACTAAATGCCATTGCACAATGGACCGCTATTCATGATAATTCCATGCCTCAAGGTTTGGGCACGGGACAGGTATTTTCTAATAACGTTTCTTCTCCGCTGGAAGTAAAGAAGGGGCATCTTTTTTATAATATAAATGAACCATGGGGTGTTTTACCAGAGGAGAATATAATCGTATAA
- a CDS encoding 1,4-dihydroxy-2-naphthoate polyprenyltransferase translates to MSKIKSYIIAFRLRTLPLALSSILMGNFIAGYHQSYRWSVGILALVTTVLLQVLSNVANDYGDAVSGADNEERVGPERMVSSGRITTDEMKTTVIAFSVLSLIAGIVLIACGDFSMVSIKAWGLLFLGLGAIAAAIKYTVGNSPYGYKGLGDIFVFLFFGLTGVLGTYFLHTGTFDVWLLLPASAVGFLSAGVLNLNNLRDVENDAKTGKHTLVVRMGSSWAKKYHTFLVVGAMVLMVLYGVCQFVSDWQWSFVLVFPIFIKNLVFVLRNQVPKLLDPQLKKLAIATFLMVLLLGLGLFL, encoded by the coding sequence ATGTCAAAAATTAAATCTTATATTATAGCTTTTAGGTTGCGAACGCTTCCCTTGGCTTTGTCTTCCATTTTGATGGGTAATTTTATAGCTGGCTACCATCAATCATATCGTTGGTCAGTGGGAATTTTAGCCCTGGTGACCACCGTATTGTTGCAGGTGTTAAGTAATGTGGCCAATGATTATGGAGATGCCGTTTCTGGGGCCGACAATGAAGAACGGGTGGGGCCAGAACGGATGGTGTCTTCAGGTAGGATTACAACGGATGAAATGAAAACTACCGTGATTGCATTCTCAGTTTTGTCTCTTATAGCTGGAATTGTTTTGATTGCTTGTGGCGATTTTAGCATGGTGAGTATAAAAGCTTGGGGACTGCTATTCTTGGGTTTGGGTGCAATTGCCGCGGCCATAAAATATACAGTGGGAAATAGTCCTTATGGATACAAAGGTTTGGGTGATATTTTTGTTTTCTTGTTTTTTGGATTAACGGGCGTGTTGGGGACGTACTTTTTGCATACCGGAACTTTTGATGTATGGCTCTTGCTGCCCGCTTCTGCAGTGGGCTTTTTAAGTGCAGGCGTTTTGAATCTGAATAATCTTCGTGATGTAGAGAATGATGCTAAAACGGGAAAGCATACTTTGGTAGTGAGAATGGGAAGTTCATGGGCAAAAAAATATCATACCTTTCTTGTCGTGGGAGCGATGGTGCTTATGGTTTTATACGGTGTTTGTCAGTTTGTTAGTGATTGGCAATGGTCTTTTGTCCTTGTGTTTCCTATTTTCATTAAAAACCTTGTTTTTGTGTTGAGAAATCAAGTACCCAAGCTATTGGATCCTCAATTAAAAAAGTTGGCAATAGCTACTTTCTTGATGGTATTACTATTGGGCCTAGGGTTGTTTCTTTAA